Proteins encoded in a region of the Flavobacteriales bacterium genome:
- a CDS encoding GlmU family protein, with amino-acid sequence MDVILFDGAAHQSLWPISATKPVAKIRVGILTIEEKWNYYLTTNTTVRTKDYLSAKYDANNEVAAIGLYAGVLPTLSLVKTIKGLPKGQILMQKGRVLAISPMPSADANMEEVLSGMKIIEYSEPLNFIDKPWDIFTHNHTEIVNDFEIIKETKEAGSIDDSNRVIGNQLFVEKGAKVSCATINTLEGPVFIGKNAQVLEGSLIKGSLALCENAVLKMGAKIYGGTTIGPYAKVGGEVSNSVIQGYSNKGHDGYLGNSVLGEWCNLGADTNTSNLKNNYSNVKVWDYTVNETVDTGLQFCGLIMGDHSKSGINTMFNTGTVVGVCANIFGGGFPQKFIPSYSWGGADGFDTFKLDKAYEVAEKVMNRRKIELTKNDKNILKDIFDLTSKFRS; translated from the coding sequence ATGGATGTAATACTTTTTGATGGAGCTGCTCACCAATCTTTATGGCCTATATCAGCAACTAAACCTGTTGCCAAGATTAGGGTAGGAATATTAACCATTGAAGAAAAGTGGAATTATTATTTAACCACGAATACCACTGTAAGAACAAAAGATTATTTAAGTGCTAAATATGATGCAAACAATGAGGTTGCAGCAATAGGTTTGTACGCAGGAGTTTTACCAACTCTAAGTTTAGTAAAAACAATTAAGGGTTTACCTAAAGGGCAAATTTTAATGCAAAAAGGTAGAGTTTTAGCTATTTCACCGATGCCATCCGCTGATGCAAATATGGAGGAAGTGTTGAGTGGAATGAAAATTATAGAATACTCAGAGCCATTAAATTTTATTGACAAACCTTGGGACATTTTCACGCATAACCATACTGAAATTGTTAACGATTTTGAAATTATAAAAGAGACCAAAGAAGCTGGTTCTATTGATGATTCTAACAGAGTCATTGGTAATCAATTGTTTGTAGAGAAAGGAGCTAAGGTTTCATGTGCGACGATCAATACTTTAGAAGGTCCTGTTTTTATAGGTAAAAACGCACAAGTTTTAGAGGGAAGCCTTATTAAAGGAAGTTTAGCCTTATGTGAAAATGCTGTCTTAAAAATGGGAGCAAAAATTTATGGTGGAACTACAATAGGTCCCTATGCTAAGGTTGGAGGAGAAGTTAGTAACTCCGTAATTCAAGGATATTCCAACAAAGGACATGATGGATATTTAGGGAATAGCGTTCTTGGCGAATGGTGTAATCTTGGAGCTGATACCAATACGTCTAACTTAAAAAATAACTACAGTAATGTTAAAGTTTGGGATTATACTGTGAATGAAACTGTAGATACTGGCTTGCAATTTTGTGGATTAATTATGGGGGATCACTCTAAAAGTGGAATCAATACCATGTTTAATACAGGAACAGTAGTAGGAGTATGTGCCAATATTTTCGGTGGAGGTTTTCCTCAAAAATTTATCCCTTCTTATTCTTGGGGCGGAGCTGATGGGTTTGATACTTTTAAATTGGATAAAGCCTATGAAGTCGCTGAAAAAGTAATGAACAGAAGAAAAATAGAATTGACAAAAAACGATAAAAATATATTAAAAGATATATTTGACTTAACCTCGAAATTTCGTTCTTAA
- a CDS encoding murein L,D-transpeptidase catalytic domain family protein → MKIISILSLLFLLTSSFTHIDHEEDLSPSPKEIEFKAYIDCFYETLGESSLNYSAFQTALKGYFELKALNKLENDRYLTIIDMSASANTERFYLVDVYHQTIVYQSLVAHGMATGEEFAKDFSNIENSHQSSLGFYLTGETYNGRHDFSLKLDGLEYSNNKARERGIVIHAANYVSHEYIASNGRLGRSYGCPALPFENYFDIVSKIKNKSCLFIYYPERDYARKTKLGGFIPNKRLLEN, encoded by the coding sequence ATGAAAATTATTAGCATTTTAAGTCTACTCTTCTTGTTAACGAGTTCTTTTACTCATATTGATCATGAGGAAGACTTATCTCCTAGTCCAAAAGAAATTGAATTTAAAGCCTATATTGATTGTTTTTATGAAACATTGGGCGAATCTTCTCTTAATTATTCAGCTTTTCAAACAGCATTAAAAGGGTATTTTGAATTAAAGGCATTGAATAAATTAGAGAACGATCGATATTTAACCATTATTGATATGTCTGCTTCTGCAAATACTGAACGTTTTTATTTGGTAGATGTATATCATCAAACGATTGTATACCAATCTTTAGTTGCTCATGGTATGGCTACTGGAGAAGAGTTTGCCAAAGATTTTTCTAATATCGAAAATAGTCATCAAAGTAGTCTTGGCTTTTACTTAACAGGCGAGACTTATAATGGTCGTCATGATTTTTCTTTAAAACTTGATGGGTTAGAATACTCTAATAATAAAGCTAGAGAAAGAGGTATTGTTATTCATGCTGCTAACTATGTTAGCCACGAGTATATTGCTTCTAATGGAAGATTAGGAAGAAGTTATGGTTGTCCGGCTTTACCTTTTGAAAATTACTTTGACATTGTTAGCAAGATCAAAAATAAATCTTGTTTATTCATTTATTACCCTGAACGAGATTACGCTAGAAAAACAAAATTAGGAGGGTTTATACCAAATAAAAGGTTGTTAGAAAACTAA
- a CDS encoding response regulator transcription factor, producing the protein MLDIIKVLIVDDHEIVRQGFKLILNAQDELNLEVSELSDGEDVLELYQKEKFDIIFMDINMKNMGGVEATKKLKSKFKKAKVIALSMHNDDFNIKLMIEAGASGYLLKDTGVEEIKRAIKTVLDGKKYFSNEVALKLLGLVGEDSSKNKISKRELQVLQYIAREFTNDEIATKLEISKRTVDSHRQSLLAKFNCKNTAGLIAHAIKNEIISM; encoded by the coding sequence ATGTTAGATATTATAAAAGTATTAATCGTAGACGATCATGAAATCGTTAGACAAGGATTTAAATTAATTCTAAATGCTCAAGACGAACTTAATCTTGAGGTTTCTGAATTATCAGATGGAGAAGATGTTTTGGAACTTTACCAAAAAGAAAAATTTGATATCATTTTCATGGATATCAATATGAAAAACATGGGAGGAGTTGAAGCCACCAAAAAATTAAAAAGTAAGTTTAAGAAAGCAAAGGTCATAGCTCTTTCAATGCATAACGATGATTTTAATATCAAGTTGATGATAGAAGCTGGAGCTTCTGGATACCTCTTAAAAGATACTGGTGTTGAAGAAATCAAAAGAGCTATCAAAACAGTTTTGGATGGTAAAAAGTATTTCAGTAATGAAGTTGCGCTAAAATTATTAGGATTAGTTGGTGAAGATTCTTCAAAAAATAAAATTTCTAAAAGAGAATTGCAGGTGTTACAATATATTGCTAGAGAATTCACTAATGATGAAATAGCAACCAAATTGGAAATCAGTAAGCGAACAGTAGATTCACATAGACAAAGTTTATTGGCTAAATTTAATTGTAAAAATACAGCTGGATTAATTGCTCATGCCATTAAAAATGAAATAATATCTATGTAA
- a CDS encoding DUF1801 domain-containing protein has product MAKTIEEYIENLTEDRAIAIEKLRSVIKENIPSGFEEMMNYGMIGYVVPHSIYPSGYHCDTKLPLPFLNIASQKSHIAVYHMGVYANEELMNWLVEEYPKHSKKKLNMGKSCIRFKKVEDIPYQLIGELVSKMTVEDWIRLYEENIKK; this is encoded by the coding sequence ATGGCAAAAACTATAGAAGAATATATAGAAAACTTAACTGAAGATAGAGCAATAGCAATAGAAAAATTGAGAAGTGTAATTAAAGAAAATATCCCTTCAGGATTTGAGGAGATGATGAATTACGGGATGATTGGTTATGTGGTACCACATAGTATATATCCTTCAGGTTATCATTGCGATACCAAACTACCTTTACCGTTTCTAAATATAGCTTCCCAAAAGAGTCATATAGCTGTTTATCATATGGGCGTTTATGCAAATGAGGAATTAATGAATTGGTTGGTAGAAGAATATCCTAAACATTCAAAAAAGAAACTAAACATGGGAAAATCTTGTATTCGTTTTAAAAAAGTAGAAGATATTCCCTATCAATTGATAGGTGAGTTGGTCTCAAAAATGACTGTTGAAGATTGGATAAGACTATATGAGGAAAATATAAAAAAATAA
- a CDS encoding response regulator has protein sequence MRKIKVLYIDDEVNNLHAFKASFRRDFTILLANSSYEALNILAKEQVDIIISDQKMPKRTGVEFFEIIVEKYQKPIRILLTGYSDIEAVINAINKGKVYSYVTKPWNDFDLRQMIYNAYDYYKLREENGILSNRYQKVFKDSSDLMLIFNEQQEIIEYNDTALTILNPQKKERKLQDFFKDKSDCELFIKELKAWQKLSDFECQLIDVLGNEFRGLISANIIRNVDELPINYQIIVKDVTARNLSNKQVLKKIIEAQESERRRVADDLHDSLGQELSSVKMMIGVLKDGNLNAEKQKEITVQCHQILEDTISNLRNICFDLMPSALERGGFIPAFKQLVQPLFIDVNYDITTSELPLNLEQQIALYRVSQEFVNNTIKHSEATQIKLSIFLESNSKINITLEDNGIGFNVDELLLKRGRGQNTMLKRIESYGGKSKLESEKGKGTILKITFEC, from the coding sequence ATGCGCAAAATTAAGGTTTTATATATAGATGATGAAGTAAATAATTTACATGCTTTTAAAGCTTCTTTTAGAAGAGATTTTACCATTTTATTGGCAAACTCCTCTTATGAAGCTTTGAATATTTTAGCGAAAGAACAAGTAGATATTATCATTTCGGATCAAAAGATGCCGAAGAGAACAGGAGTGGAATTTTTTGAAATTATAGTAGAAAAATATCAAAAACCTATTCGAATATTATTAACAGGGTATTCAGACATTGAAGCCGTTATTAATGCTATTAATAAAGGCAAAGTATACAGTTATGTAACCAAACCATGGAATGATTTTGATTTACGTCAAATGATTTATAATGCTTATGATTATTATAAGCTAAGAGAAGAAAATGGAATTTTAAGTAACCGCTACCAAAAAGTATTTAAAGATTCATCAGATTTGATGTTGATTTTTAATGAACAACAAGAAATCATAGAGTATAATGATACGGCACTAACGATCTTAAATCCCCAAAAAAAAGAACGAAAATTACAAGACTTTTTCAAAGATAAAAGTGATTGTGAGTTATTTATTAAAGAATTAAAAGCATGGCAAAAATTATCCGATTTTGAGTGTCAGCTAATTGATGTTTTAGGAAATGAGTTTAGAGGGTTAATTTCTGCTAATATTATTAGAAATGTTGATGAGTTACCAATTAACTACCAAATAATCGTTAAAGATGTAACAGCGAGAAATTTGTCTAATAAACAAGTTTTAAAGAAAATTATTGAAGCACAAGAGTCAGAACGAAGAAGAGTAGCTGATGATTTACATGATTCATTAGGACAAGAACTATCTTCTGTAAAAATGATGATCGGGGTGTTGAAAGATGGAAACTTAAATGCCGAAAAACAAAAAGAAATTACAGTACAGTGTCATCAAATTTTGGAGGATACGATCAGTAATCTTAGAAATATCTGTTTTGATTTAATGCCAAGTGCGCTCGAAAGAGGTGGGTTTATCCCAGCTTTTAAACAGCTGGTTCAACCATTATTTATAGATGTAAATTATGATATAACAACCTCAGAACTGCCATTAAATTTAGAACAACAAATAGCTTTATACAGAGTCAGCCAAGAATTTGTTAATAATACAATAAAACATAGTGAAGCTACTCAAATAAAATTGAGTATATTTTTGGAGTCAAATAGTAAAATAAATATAACCTTAGAAGATAATGGTATTGGATTTAATGTTGATGAGTTGCTTTTGAAAAGAGGAAGAGGGCAAAATACAATGTTAAAAAGAATTGAGTCTTATGGAGGAAAATCAAAATTAGAATCAGAGAAAGGAAAAGGAACAATATTAAAAATTACATTCGAATGTTAG
- a CDS encoding T9SS type A sorting domain-containing protein gives MKNLFITLIILFTPFILFAHRGEFASIENVKIEELRTAYVYHFQFENIKQKELKDVAIELVIDAHAKKRIEIKHIKNGQRFVDGKFIISKFGFDIDKNFVQIEVTEIFGKRHDWGGWDSPNFTQKQTNTLYSEFYADAPWRMKKTDESGNLNAIPIHFYLHDAHKVLTTTIQVDYINIRIKNATSSTWGPVLTYNILNNTNYQNMFTNVSPNDPALDIQPFVMSDFNKSPNYTMDFDGDTDIFGDNFVYIDQTYWYFTFNIPPTSLIGMEDIIDIDIHIEYSNSSSLVSDDDIGLRVFRSDEAIPTLSDWYRGDTHLHSMFTQNNAETGLPIESTLEAGKLIGLDWFTSTDHTSDYDNYGLSINSNWDKIRAKAQELNDAHPDFKVIAGQELAVNNAKGKLVHMLAYPNYEDPFSLPFLGDGKGDIAHTTVYIDQVVDNLVDAEGFSYAAHPFSTKDKLPTIPVNGGIWNLGELSFPANGSNFPLTGGEIICNETNSTSDILSLNENEFIKDRIQGAQIWNVRNSRTTPSGSELDPWNVRGNSDPFEVNDSASISHHVKKFRQGQEVVNHINKLALVQKNNNEELTNWKLYISAGADAHGSFNFTNTDDFGGFGDLNTNAVGKLTTVVYCPNGMGEDGEEVLRSLYNGNSTLSDGPIATIGISDNGNDNNSEILMGMDTVVNTLQLDDYFLNINYVSTQEFGDFSSFKIIAGTEDGEIEKTIQLPYANGSRNLSYSLKSILDSIFVNGFIPQEKYFYIRAELQTYKDYSSMAAIYGTNYDVFHSFTNPIWIKLAEVEEVTEFEIDAFPNPFKGDLSLTIKNPTEENVKVNIYNDLGQLVSSTLHYVPGVKTVIIPTTKLKLAKGYYTIRASVLDFEDSEKILKVND, from the coding sequence ATGAAAAATTTATTCATCACACTAATTATTCTTTTTACCCCTTTTATTTTATTCGCTCATAGAGGAGAGTTTGCTTCTATTGAAAATGTAAAAATTGAAGAGTTAAGGACAGCCTATGTTTATCACTTTCAATTTGAAAATATTAAACAAAAGGAATTAAAAGATGTTGCTATTGAGCTTGTTATTGATGCTCATGCTAAAAAACGTATTGAGATTAAACACATTAAAAATGGGCAACGTTTTGTTGACGGGAAGTTTATCATTTCTAAATTTGGATTCGATATTGATAAAAACTTTGTTCAAATAGAGGTTACAGAAATCTTTGGTAAAAGACATGATTGGGGCGGATGGGATTCTCCTAATTTTACACAAAAACAAACCAATACTTTATATTCAGAATTTTATGCGGACGCTCCTTGGAGGATGAAAAAAACTGATGAATCGGGGAATTTAAATGCTATTCCTATTCACTTTTACTTACACGATGCTCACAAAGTATTAACCACGACTATACAAGTAGATTATATTAATATACGAATAAAAAACGCGACTTCGTCAACTTGGGGGCCAGTATTGACCTATAATATTTTAAACAATACTAATTACCAGAATATGTTTACCAATGTCTCTCCCAATGATCCAGCTCTGGATATCCAACCTTTTGTAATGAGTGACTTTAATAAATCTCCCAATTATACGATGGACTTTGATGGAGACACTGATATTTTTGGGGATAATTTTGTATACATAGATCAAACCTATTGGTATTTCACCTTTAACATCCCTCCTACTTCATTAATAGGAATGGAAGACATTATTGATATTGATATTCACATTGAATATTCTAATTCTTCTTCTTTGGTTTCTGATGATGATATTGGATTGAGGGTCTTTAGGTCTGACGAAGCGATACCAACTCTTTCTGATTGGTATAGAGGAGATACTCACTTACACTCAATGTTTACTCAAAACAATGCTGAAACGGGGCTTCCAATTGAATCTACTCTGGAAGCTGGAAAACTAATTGGACTCGATTGGTTTACAAGTACCGATCATACCTCAGACTATGATAACTATGGGTTATCGATTAACTCTAACTGGGATAAAATTAGAGCAAAAGCCCAAGAACTAAACGATGCTCATCCAGATTTTAAAGTAATCGCTGGTCAAGAATTAGCTGTTAATAATGCTAAGGGAAAATTAGTTCACATGCTTGCTTACCCTAACTATGAAGATCCATTTAGTTTACCATTTTTAGGTGACGGAAAAGGAGATATTGCACATACTACAGTCTATATTGATCAAGTTGTTGATAATCTGGTTGATGCTGAAGGGTTTTCTTATGCTGCCCACCCTTTTTCTACTAAAGATAAATTACCTACCATTCCTGTAAATGGAGGAATTTGGAATTTGGGTGAACTTTCTTTTCCTGCTAATGGTAGTAACTTTCCTTTAACTGGCGGAGAAATTATTTGTAACGAAACCAATAGTACATCAGACATTCTTTCTTTAAATGAAAATGAATTTATAAAAGATCGTATTCAAGGTGCTCAGATATGGAATGTTAGAAATAGTCGTACCACTCCATCTGGTTCTGAATTAGACCCTTGGAATGTAAGAGGAAACAGTGATCCTTTTGAAGTAAATGATAGTGCATCCATTTCTCATCACGTTAAAAAATTCAGACAAGGACAAGAAGTGGTTAACCATATCAATAAACTGGCTTTAGTTCAAAAAAACAATAATGAAGAGTTGACCAATTGGAAATTGTATATTTCTGCTGGTGCTGATGCTCATGGATCTTTTAATTTTACTAATACTGATGATTTTGGAGGTTTTGGAGATCTAAATACGAATGCTGTAGGTAAATTAACAACAGTTGTATACTGCCCTAACGGGATGGGGGAAGATGGTGAAGAAGTATTAAGATCCTTATATAATGGTAATTCGACATTATCTGATGGTCCTATAGCAACAATAGGAATTAGTGACAATGGAAATGATAATAATTCTGAAATTCTTATGGGGATGGACACTGTCGTTAACACCCTTCAATTAGACGATTACTTCTTAAATATTAATTATGTATCTACTCAAGAATTTGGTGATTTTTCAAGCTTTAAAATCATTGCTGGTACTGAAGATGGTGAAATTGAGAAGACCATACAACTTCCTTATGCCAATGGTTCAAGAAACTTATCTTATTCATTAAAATCAATATTGGATAGTATTTTTGTCAATGGATTTATACCACAAGAGAAGTACTTTTATATTAGAGCTGAATTACAGACCTACAAAGACTATTCTTCTATGGCTGCTATATATGGGACAAATTACGATGTTTTTCATTCTTTTACCAACCCAATATGGATTAAGTTAGCTGAAGTTGAAGAGGTCACTGAATTTGAGATTGATGCCTTCCCTAACCCTTTTAAAGGAGACTTAAGCTTGACCATTAAAAACCCTACTGAAGAAAATGTAAAAGTAAACATCTATAACGATTTAGGGCAGTTGGTTTCTTCTACCCTACATTATGTACCTGGGGTAAAAACGGTAATCATACCAACAACTAAATTAAAACTAGCTAAAGGTTATTATACAATTAGAGCTAGTGTACTTGATTTTGAGGATAGTGAAAAAATATTAAAGGTGAATGATTAA
- a CDS encoding phosphoglucomutase/phosphomannomutase family protein encodes MTKIKFGTDGWRAIIAKEFTVENVARVSIATGTWTKQNFDNPTIVLGHDCRFAGELFAHTAAKVFASQGIKVLLAKGFVSTPMVSLGTVKLKASMGVVLTASHNPPSYNGYKLKAHFGGPLSPEGVQEVEDIIPDTNTVDLENLSIDELVAEGLIEYVDLEKMYLDQVRESFDLEAIKQSGLHFAYDAMYGAGQNVLKKLMPEMSFLHCEYNPSFMGQAPEPIAKNLVEFSEFIKKDGTIAAGLATDGDADRIGLFNSKGAFVDSHHILLLLMNYLHKTKGLDGKIVVAASTTPRVIKLAKEWGLPNDEVQIGFKHIARQMVNEDVLVGGEESGGIAIKGHIPERDGIWMGLVIFEYMAKTGKTLEELVEEIYELVGEFKYWRDDLHLPEAVKQEVIKNCKADKYKSFGKYQVAELQTIDGFKYIFNDDEWLMIRPSGTEPVLRAYAESKTLEGAKAILAAAKEELGIA; translated from the coding sequence ATGACAAAAATTAAATTTGGAACTGATGGATGGAGAGCTATTATAGCTAAAGAATTTACTGTTGAAAATGTAGCAAGAGTTTCCATAGCAACTGGAACATGGACCAAGCAAAACTTTGATAACCCAACAATTGTATTAGGACACGATTGTCGTTTTGCAGGAGAATTATTTGCACATACAGCTGCAAAGGTATTTGCTTCGCAAGGAATTAAAGTATTATTAGCTAAAGGTTTTGTCTCTACGCCAATGGTATCTTTAGGTACAGTAAAGTTAAAGGCTTCAATGGGAGTAGTGTTAACTGCTAGTCATAACCCTCCATCGTACAATGGATATAAATTAAAAGCTCATTTTGGTGGGCCACTTTCGCCTGAAGGTGTACAAGAGGTAGAAGATATTATTCCTGATACAAATACAGTAGATTTAGAAAATCTTTCGATTGATGAATTAGTCGCTGAAGGATTAATCGAATATGTTGATTTAGAGAAAATGTATTTGGATCAAGTTAGAGAAAGTTTTGATCTGGAAGCCATTAAACAATCTGGACTACATTTTGCTTATGATGCAATGTATGGGGCAGGGCAAAATGTATTGAAAAAATTAATGCCAGAAATGTCTTTTTTACATTGTGAGTATAATCCATCGTTTATGGGACAAGCTCCAGAGCCAATTGCTAAGAATTTAGTTGAGTTTTCAGAATTTATCAAAAAAGATGGAACTATTGCTGCTGGATTAGCTACAGATGGAGATGCAGATAGAATAGGACTTTTTAATTCTAAGGGAGCGTTTGTAGATTCTCACCATATCTTATTGTTACTAATGAATTATTTACATAAAACAAAAGGATTAGATGGTAAGATTGTAGTAGCAGCTTCAACAACGCCAAGAGTGATTAAATTGGCGAAAGAATGGGGATTACCTAATGATGAAGTTCAAATTGGATTTAAGCACATTGCTCGTCAAATGGTCAATGAAGATGTCCTTGTTGGAGGCGAAGAATCTGGAGGTATTGCCATCAAAGGCCATATTCCTGAAAGAGATGGAATCTGGATGGGGTTAGTCATTTTTGAATACATGGCTAAAACTGGTAAAACACTGGAAGAATTGGTTGAAGAGATCTATGAATTAGTAGGAGAGTTTAAATATTGGAGAGATGATTTACATTTACCAGAAGCTGTGAAGCAGGAAGTGATTAAAAATTGTAAGGCAGATAAATATAAGTCATTTGGTAAATATCAGGTGGCTGAATTACAAACGATTGATGGATTTAAATACATCTTTAATGATGATGAATGGCTAATGATTCGTCCATCTGGTACAGAGCCTGTATTAAGAGCTTATGCTGAAAGTAAAACATTAGAGGGAGCTAAGGCAATTCTTGCAGCAGCAAAAGAAGAACTAGGAATAGCTTAG
- a CDS encoding type B 50S ribosomal protein L31, whose translation MKTDIHPENYRLVVFKDMSMGYSFLTRSCVNTKDTVEWEDGNEYPLYKLDISSKSHPFFTGKTQLVDTAGRIDKFKSRFGDRKKK comes from the coding sequence ATGAAAACTGATATACATCCAGAGAATTATAGATTAGTAGTATTTAAAGATATGTCTATGGGCTATTCTTTTTTAACTAGAAGTTGTGTGAACACAAAAGACACGGTAGAATGGGAAGATGGAAATGAGTATCCTTTATACAAATTGGATATTTCAAGTAAATCGCATCCTTTCTTTACTGGTAAGACACAATTAGTAGATACAGCTGGTCGTATCGACAAATTCAAATCAAGATTTGGAGATAGAAAGAAGAAATAA
- a CDS encoding YbaB/EbfC family nucleoid-associated protein, with translation MFGNEDMGEMMAKLQKMQTAAEESKKRLENINVQGKSPDGNIRFVMDGNRKLKEVTFIDESFLHVENKEEIEDMLVIAFNRALEEAEHVNEQEMRNSASGLFPGM, from the coding sequence ATGTTTGGAAACGAGGATATGGGCGAAATGATGGCTAAATTGCAAAAAATGCAAACAGCTGCTGAGGAGTCTAAGAAAAGATTAGAAAATATCAATGTTCAAGGGAAGTCACCCGATGGGAATATCCGCTTTGTAATGGATGGAAACCGAAAATTAAAGGAAGTGACTTTTATTGACGAATCGTTTTTACATGTTGAAAATAAAGAAGAAATAGAAGATATGCTAGTCATCGCTTTTAACAGAGCTCTTGAAGAAGCGGAGCATGTTAACGAACAAGAGATGCGCAATTCGGCTTCCGGTTTATTTCCTGGAATGTAA